AATTTTCCTAAAATTATATGACCAGACTGTTCCCCACCTAGATTATAATTTTTTTTTTGCATTAACTCTTTAACATATCTGTCTCCTACATCCGATCTAGAGAATTTTATATTTTTTGATTTAAAAAACTTCTCTAATCCATAATTTGACATCAACGTACCAATGACACCACCTTTGAGAATTTTCTTTTTCTTCCATCTTTGTGATAAAGCTGCAATTATTTGATCTCCATCAATAATTTTACCTTTTTCATCACACATGATAACTCTATCTGCGTCCCCATCTAAAGAAATTCCAATATCAGCATTATTTTTTTTTACTGCTGTTTGTATTTTCTTAGGAAAAGTTGAGCCACATTTTTCATTTATGTTTAAGCCGCTTGGATTATTTCCTATAATTATTACTTCAGCTCCTAAAGATTTAATTAATTTTGGAGCCGCTTTGTAGCCTGCACCATTTGCACAATCTATAACAATTCTCATGTTTTGCAGATTAAATTTTTTTGGAAAATTTTTTTTTAAAATATTAATATAAGTATCTGTTCCAGTTTCTAATCTTTTTACTCTTCCAAGCAAACCAGGTTTGGAAAGTAATAATTCGGTTTTACGGTCAATCAGTTTCTCAATTTTTTTTTCAATTCTATCTGACAGTTTTAATCCATCTGGACCAAATAATTTTAAACCATTATCATAATATGGATTATGTGATGCAGTAATCATTATACCCATATTAGCTTTCATAATTTTTGTTAACATGGCTAGACCGTTTGTAGGCAATGGGCCTAAAGTGTATACATGCATACCTGCTGATGCTAAGCCTGATACTAAGGCTGGTTCCAAGCTATATCCAGATAATCTAGTATCTTTAGCTATTATTGCTGTTTGTTTTTTTTTCTTTAAATTAGTGAAATATCTCCCAGCAGCTAAACCAAATTTAAAAAACATTTCGCCATTAATCTTACTTTGATTAACTTCGCCTCTAATTCCATCAGTACCAAAATATTTTTTTTTCATTAATTATCTAAAAGTTTATTAAAAACTTTAATACTTTGTTTAACTTCATTTACATCATGAACCCTTAATACTTGAACTCCCTTCATGATCGCAAATAAACTAGCACCAATAGTTCCTCCTATTCTTTCTTTGCTATCATTATTTTCTGAAATATCCTTAATAAATCTCTTTCTAGAGATACCTAGTAATATAGGAAAACCTAATGAATGAAAAATACTTATATTCCTTAATATGGACAAATTATGTTTCAAATTTTTTCCAAAACCAATACCAGGATCTAAAATAATATTATTATGACTTATGCCTATTTTTCTGAAGAATTTTATTTTAGTTTCAAAGTAATCAAAAATATCTAAAAGAACATTTTTATATTTTGGATTTTTCTGCATTGTTTGTGGATTGCCTTGGGAATGTTGTAAAACAAAAGGTGTTTTATATTTTTTTAATATTTGAATAGAATTTTTATCAAATTCTAAACCTGATACGTCGTTAATCAAATTAATTTTATTCTTAATACCTTTTTCCATTATACTTGATTTTCTTGTATCTAATGAAGTATTAAATTTTTTTAATTTATTTAAAACTTTAGAAATTCTTTTCCATTCTTCTTCAACACTAATTGCTGATGAGCCCGGTCTTGTTGACTCACCACCAATATCAATAATATCTGCTCCAGACTTATTGAGGTTTAGAGCTTGCTTGTATGCTAACTGTAAATTATTAAATTTTCCTCCATCTGAGAAACTATCTGGAGTAAGATTCAAAACTCCCATAATATTTGTTTTATTAAATCTTAAGTAAGAAAAATTATTTTTTTTTTTTTAATATTTAATAAATCTTTTTTTACTTGAGTTTTTATATTGTAAGGTAATGAATTAATATTTTTTATATTAATTATTTTTTCTGTATTTCTTGAAATAATTTTTATGTGACTAAATGATATATCTCTTTGACCATGAAGCGGAAGTGTTTCTTTTTTTTTTATTAAAAACCTTGAAAATTTACCAAAATAGAAATTACACGCACAAGTGTAATATCTTCTCATTAAATCTAATGAACAATTTTTGGTTTTAAGCCCATAGAACTTAATGCGGATCCTTTATCGTCGTCTACTTTTAGATCTTGTTTATCTGCGGGGTAAATGTTTTTATTAATTAAGTTCTCGATTTCTTCACCAGACAATGTTTCATAAGTTAATAAAGCTTTGGCAAGTTTATGTAAATCATCAATTTTATCTGTTAAAACTTTTCTTGCTCTATCATAACCTTGATCAACAATTTTTCTAATCTCTGAATCTACTTTTTTTGCTGTTTCCTCTGACATGTTTTGTTGTCTAGCAACAGATCTTCCAAGAAATACTTCTTCTTCATTTTCTCCATATGCAACTGGGCCCAATTCTTTACTCAAACCAGCTCTCATTACCATCGCTCTAGCTCTTTTTGTCGCTTGCTCAATATCACTAACTGCGCCTGTTGTAACTTTATCTTCACCAAAAATAATTTCTTCAGCAACTCGACCACCCATTGCAATAGCTAATTGTGCATGTAATTGTTCTCTTGTTTGAGACACTTCATCTCTTTCTGGCAATTGCATTACCATTCCTAAAGCTCTTCCTCTTGGGATAATAGTAGCCTTATGAATTGGGTATGCTGCACTTTCATTGATAGTAACTATAGCATGTCCAGCCTCATGATAAGCTGTAAGTCTCTTTTCTTCCTCACT
The DNA window shown above is from alpha proteobacterium HIMB5 and carries:
- a CDS encoding phosphoglucosamine mutase (PFAM: Phosphoglucomutase/phosphomannomutase, alpha/beta/alpha domain II; Phosphoglucomutase/phosphomannomutase, alpha/beta/alpha domain III; Phosphoglucomutase/phosphomannomutase, C-terminal domain; Phosphoglucomutase/phosphomannomutase, alpha/beta/alpha domain I~TIGRFAM: phosphoglucosamine mutase), with amino-acid sequence MKKKYFGTDGIRGEVNQSKINGEMFFKFGLAAGRYFTNLKKKKQTAIIAKDTRLSGYSLEPALVSGLASAGMHVYTLGPLPTNGLAMLTKIMKANMGIMITASHNPYYDNGLKLFGPDGLKLSDRIEKKIEKLIDRKTELLLSKPGLLGRVKRLETGTDTYINILKKNFPKKFNLQNMRIVIDCANGAGYKAAPKLIKSLGAEVIIIGNNPSGLNINEKCGSTFPKKIQTAVKKNNADIGISLDGDADRVIMCDEKGKIIDGDQIIAALSQRWKKKKILKGGVIGTLMSNYGLEKFFKSKNIKFSRSDVGDRYVKELMQKKNYNLGGEQSGHIILGKFATTGDGLLVALESLFAIRKGIKASKFFNVFKKTPQVLENVSYKDEKILKSPSLLKAIKLAKKMIKGKGRVLIRKSGTEAKIRIMAESENINLVKKCIHIVKKEIK
- a CDS encoding Dihydropteroate synthase (PFAM: Pterin binding enzyme~TIGRFAM: dihydropteroate synthase) translates to MGVLNLTPDSFSDGGKFNNLQLAYKQALNLNKSGADIIDIGGESTRPGSSAISVEEEWKRISKVLNKLKKFNTSLDTRKSSIMEKGIKNKINLINDVSGLEFDKNSIQILKKYKTPFVLQHSQGNPQTMQKNPKYKNVLLDIFDYFETKIKFFRKIGISHNNIILDPGIGFGKNLKHNLSILRNISIFHSLGFPILLGISRKRFIKDISENNDSKERIGGTIGASLFAIMKGVQVLRVHDVNEVKQSIKVFNKLLDN